A window of Chryseobacterium shandongense genomic DNA:
TTTTTAGCCACATCTGCACCCACAGAAGCATTAAATACTGTGTACGCCGGAGGCGGAGTACTCAGATCCAGCTCTTCGCTGAAAAAAGTTCCGTTTTCTATAAAATCTACATTTTGATTTCTGATCGGGAAACGATTTTGTCTGAACACACTTACATTTTCAAGTCTCATATAAAAATTATCAGGATCATTTAATTTCAGTTCTACTGAATTTCTCAGATTGGTAGGCATCATCAGGATCAGAGGTTCGTTATTGGACAAATCATCCCCTCGTAATGCACTGAATCCTGTATTCCATTTTAAATGATCAAGAATTTTAAGCTCTGCATCTGCATCTATCCCGAAAATCCTTGCTTTAATCTGTCTGTAGCTCCAGATTGGAAAAACTCCGCGATTTGAATTCTGCACTCCTGTAGGGATCTGATTGATAAAATTATCAGAAGCCATCAGATAAGGAGTTGCTTCTATGCTAAGACCTTTAAGGATATTAAATTTAGAAACCACAGAAAGATTTGCCTGATAAAGCGTCTCTCTTTTAATTCTAAGATCACCCTCCTCTACAATTGCCGCGGAGTGATGCAATCCATCCGCAAATAACTCTGCAGGATTGGGAGTTCTGTCGGCTCTTGATAAATTAAACTTGATTTCGAGATTATTAAAAGGTCTGTAATCCAAGCCCACATTAGCCGAAAAATTATGATAATCCAGAATTGGCCTTGCAAGAATTCTGCTGTCGTTTTTCTGGACAAAAAATTCCGGAAAAGCAGCTGCAAATCTGGCATTCCAGTCGGACTCGTCATAATATTTAAACGCATCATACCTGCTGAAGTCATACCGTATGGCCGCTTCTGCATTTAATTTTGAATTTAATTTATACTTAAATACAGAAAACACACCTGCATCATACCGGTAATAATCAGGAATCAGGCGTCTTGCCCTTGTTGCAGGATTGGGGTAATTATCCTGAAACCCTCCGGAAATTCCGCTTTCCAAACTCCAGTCTGAACGTTCTATGAGATGAATTAAACTTGCAGAATGGGTAATAAGTCTCAAATCCATTGATGGAAGTGCATTCAGATCCCCTCTTCTTATATCAAATTCTTTTCTCCGATTCAATTGGAAGCTGTATTGAAAAGTGAGTTTTCCAAAGTTTTCAAATCTTTTATACGCAGAAATTTTAGCAATATGATGCTCCACTTCCTGCTTCGGACTGCCAATTTCATAACTGAAATCATCCAGAAAATAAGGCTGTCCCAGATTGATTGCTTTGTAAAAATCTGAAGGGCTTCCCAAATGCGCACCTTTATAAATCCCAAATTCCTGGTTGATTCCGCTGTATGAAACATCAAATCCCTGCAAGAAGCCATGGTTTCCGAAAGAGAAATTAAATGAATTAACTTCTGCACCCGTGTTTTGCAAAGTGTGATGCGGAATATAAAGGTCTCCCAACTTTCTATAGCTACCACCTGTTT
This region includes:
- a CDS encoding TonB-dependent receptor, giving the protein MKLIYSFMLILCGFALTNAQQTYTVEGTVQDFHDKTMLENAVVKIGEFSTKTDKNGKFSLNKIPAGKYILLAKHPDCNDYTENIGVTQDLHVTITLEHHIQDIETVTIHGNHKSNGSLVIKTLDKSEIEKNSTENLGNLLSQLSGVTVLKTGNNITKPVIHGLYGSRVAILNNGVKMAEQEWGVEHAPNVDVNDFEHIDVIKGASALKYGNEGVGGVVILEPATIPKKDTLMGNIKLSGISNGRGGEIAANLLKSWKNQWFIKTGGSYRKLGDLYIPHHTLQNTGAEVNSFNFSFGNHGFLQGFDVSYSGINQEFGIYKGAHLGSPSDFYKAINLGQPYFLDDFSYEIGSPKQEVEHHIAKISAYKRFENFGKLTFQYSFQLNRRKEFDIRRGDLNALPSMDLRLITHSASLIHLIERSDWSLESGISGGFQDNYPNPATRARRLIPDYYRYDAGVFSVFKYKLNSKLNAEAAIRYDFSRYDAFKYYDESDWNARFAAAFPEFFVQKNDSRILARPILDYHNFSANVGLDYRPFNNLEIKFNLSRADRTPNPAELFADGLHHSAAIVEEGDLRIKRETLYQANLSVVSKFNILKGLSIEATPYLMASDNFINQIPTGVQNSNRGVFPIWSYRQIKARIFGIDADAELKILDHLKWNTGFSALRGDDLSNNEPLILMMPTNLRNSVELKLNDPDNFYMRLENVSVFRQNRFPIRNQNVDFIENGTFFSEELDLSTPPPAYTVFNASVGADVAKNFNINFRINNIFNTEYREYLNRLRFFMPENGRNFIITLKYNF